AACCTTCTGCTGAAGAAGAGGAATAAAATGGCAAAAGAACATTTTGACAGAAGTAAGCCGCACTGCAACATCGGCACTATCGGCCACGTTGACCACGGTAAGACCACTCTGACCGCTGCAATCTGCACCACCCTCGCCGCTAAGGGCCTGGCTGCTGCAAAGCGTTTCGACGA
This is a stretch of genomic DNA from Fibrobacter sp. UWR4. It encodes these proteins:
- a CDS encoding GTP-binding protein gives rise to the protein MAKEHFDRSKPHCNIGTIGHVDHGKTTLTAAICTTLAAKGLAAAKRFD